The Tolypothrix sp. PCC 7712 region TATAGAAATTAGGTTAATAAACTATAAATTAGTTAGACGTGAACAATAAATTCAAAATTGAAAAATAATTTTGCTTAGGAAAAATAAATTAGTAAATCCGTGCTAATCTAAAAACAGGAATCAAAAAGTAAGAATGCAAAAAGACTTCAAGACAATATTGAGGTAACTCGATAAAGTCCTTTTGCTCTGGTAAGTCCGCTTCAATGTCGTTATGTTTTTTAGTAACGCTCATCATAGCCAGAACATCAAGATAATTACCTTAGTAATGGCTTGAAGTCAATCATAGCTTGCTTAGGTAATAGCCAAGTAACGCTTGGCTATACTAGTTAGTTAAACAGCCAGCACCAATTCCTCTTAGAGTCTAGGGAGAAAGACTCTAGGTATATCCTGGCAATCCCAAAGAATTTAGAATGGTTACTTAACTTGGGAAATTATGTTCTCAGATTTGCTTACTGGGAAAATTAAAACTCCCAGCAGAGTAGATACCGTTCCAATAAATTTAGGAATTTAACTAAATTGTCAAAATTCACCAATATACTGCCTAAACCATAGTGTTAAAGGTTATTAATGCAGAAACTTACCCTGTAATTGGGGAATTATTTTCCTGCATTAGTAGCAATAGCATGAAGTGATTTTTTAGGAATAATTGCAAGAAATGCTAAAAAGCGATCGCTCGTTATTTTAGGATATAAAATCAGGCAATTATGGCATAAGCAACATAGAGAATTTGTAACAAACATTAAAAGTAAACTGCAATTTTGGTGGGTTGGGTGCAGGACAAAAATCCTGCAAAGGTTGAAATTGCTAATCTCAAAACTCTTAATGTCTGAACCAGTGATGACGGTTTAGTTACAACAATCTAGAATGCTCATGTCCAGGTTTTCCTGATAGAAAATCCTCACAAATATATCTATCGCTAACTCGCAAGAGCATCTTTGTAATCGTCCTTAAACACAAATCAAATCTTCGTCTATGCAACCTTTTACTATTATTTGCCTGGTGTGTTGCTTGGCAAAAACTATATGCAACTACCAAGGGTTTAGTCTCAGTTAGCCTTTCACTCCCATCGACCCATTAATTCTAGGAAAAAACCCACCATGTCTATCGATAGCAAAATCAGACAAATAGCTTTCTACGGTAAAGGCGGTATTGGTAAGTCTACTACCTCTCAAAACACTCTGGCAGCAATGGCAGAAATGGGACAACGCATCCTAATTGTAGGTTGCGACCCTAAAGCAGACTCAACTCGTTTGATGTTGCACTCTAAAGCACAAACCACCGTTCTTCACTTGGCTGCTGAACGTGGTGCAGTAGAAGACCTCGAACTTGAAGAAGTCATGCTGACTGGCTTCCGTGGTGTTAAGTGCGTAGAGTCAGGCGGCCCAGAACCCGGCGTAGGTTGTGCTGGTCGTGGTATTATTACCGCCATTAACTTCTTGGAAGAAAACGGTGCTTACCAAGATGTTGACTTCGTATCTTACGACGTATTAGGCGACGTTGTTTGCGGTGGTTTTGCTATGCCTATCCGTGAAAACAAAGCACAAGAAATCTACATCGTTACCTCTGGTGAAATGATGGCGATGTACGCCGCTAACAACATTGCTCGTGGTATTTTGAAATATGCTCACTCCGGTGGTGTGCGTTTAGGTGGTTTGATTTGTAACAGCCGTAAAACTGACCGGGAACACGAACTCATCGAAACCTTGGCAAAACGGTTGAACACCCAAATGATTCACTTCGTACCTCGCGACAATATTGTTCAACACGCAGAATTGCGTCGGATGACTGTTAACGAATACGCACCAGATAGCAACCAATCTAACGAATACCGCGCATTAGCTACGAAGATCATCAACAACCAGAATCTTCAAATTCCTACACCAATTGAAATGGAAGAACTAGAAGAATTGTTGATTGAATTTGGTATTCTCGAAAGCGAAGAAAATGCTGCAAAATTAATTGGTGCGCCAGCTGAAAGCACTGCAAAGTAAATAATGTCTAGGGTGGGTTATTTCTCACCCTTCCTTAATTTTGTCAGCTTTATACTGGTTGCATACATAGACTATTTAACAACGGTGACTATCAGTGAAACGATAAAGTTACCGTTTTTACGTTGTTTACACAGTATTAATTTTGAATTCCGCGTAGTTCACGTAGGATGCGTTAGCGATAGCGTAACGCATCAGCGTCAAACTGCGTAGCGGTATTAATTACTTTTGATGACGCTGACTTAGCTATTTTGGAAGATGTCAGTACCTGATATTGTCATTTAGCTTGGGAAAGTCGAATAAATTAATTGAGACTTTTCATGATTCAACCTCAAGCTATTTCTATACCCGAACCCGGAATTCCCAATCCAGTCCCCAATCCCTTACCCAGTCCTGAACCTTCACCAGGGCCAACCATTCCCCAACCTATACCGGGGCCAGTTCCCGAACCTGTACCAGCGCCAATTCCGCAAACAGTTCCCGAACCAATTCCCCAAACAATTCCTGAACCGGTTTAAATTATCCTTGGTAATGTAAGCCAAAATCTAAAATCTAAAATGCTACGAGCCGGAATTGTCGGACTACCCAACGTCGGAAAATCTACTTTATTTAATGCTGTAGTTGCTAACGCCAAAGCCGAAGCCGCTAACTTCCCCTTTTGCACCATTGAACCCAATGTCGGCGTTGTTGCAGTACCGGATGAGCGCTTAAATGTTCTCTCTAACATATCCGGTTCAGCACAAATTATCCCAGCGCGTATTGAGTTTGTGGATATTGCCGGTTTGGTAAAAGGTGCAAGCCAAGGTGAGGGACTAGGTAATCAATTTCTCTCTCACATCCGGGAAGTAGATGCAATTGTTCATGTGGTGCGTTGTTTTGAAAATGATGATATCATTCACGTCGCTGGTTCCGTTGACCCAGCACGGGATATTGAAATCATTAATTTAGAGCTTGGTTTATCAGATTTAGCACAAATTGAACGCCGCATTGACCGCACCCGCAAGCAAGCACGGACTAGCAAAGATGCACAATTTGAAATCACAGTTCTAGAAAAATTAGCTGCGGCTTTAAATGAAGGTAAATCAGTCAGACAAGTTAGTTTAACTGAAGAAGAAGCCGAAATTATTAAAGGACTAGGACTGCTGACGAATAAACCAATTATTTACGCCGCCAATGTCTCTGAAGATGACTTAGCAACTGGCAATGATTTTGTTGAGAAAGTGCGGCAAATAGCAGCGCCAGAAAATGCCCAGGTCGTTATAGTTTCTGCTCAAGTAGAAGCTGAACTAGTAGAATTACCTGAAGAAGATAAAGCTGATTTCTTAGCATCTTTAGGAGTAGAAGAAGGCGGTTTAAAATCTTTAATTCGTGCTACTTACACTCTGTTAGGCTTACGGACATATTTCACCAGCGGCCCTAAAGAAACTCGTGCTTGGACAATTCACGCCGGAATGTCTGCACCCCAAGCAGCAGGTGTAATTCACTCCGATTTTGAACGGGGATTTATTCGCGCCGAAACCGTTGCTTATGATGATTTAGTAACAACTGGTTCGATGAATGGTGCGAAAGAAAAAGGTTTAGTGAGAAGTGAAGGTAAAGAATATATCGTTAAAGAAGGCGATGTGATGTTGTTCCGATTTAATGTGTAATACCAATTTTTATGCAGCTGCATAGAATTTGATCCCCCCTAGCCCCCCTTAAAAAAGGGGGGAACCGGAAAAAATAGCTCAAAGTCCCCTTAATAAGAGGAATACAGAAAAAATAGCTCAAAGTCCCCTTAATAAGGGGGGAGCAGGAAAAAATCTCTCAAAGTCCCCCTTTTTAAGGGGGATTTAGGGGGATCTAAATATGTGCAACTCCACATGATTAAATTGGTATAAGTAATTCGTAATTACAAGACGGATTATTTTAACCGCCGATGAACGCAGATGATTTATCGGCGGTTTTTATTCTCCACCAACAACATACACAGCAGAACCAAAATTCTCATCATCAGTACCAACAATTACACCGCCATTCGCACCAGGGACAAGTTCTATCCCTTCAATTTTGTGGTAATTAGTACGATAAAGCGGTACAAGTTGCGAGTTTGGTCTAAATACTAATTTGTTATTACGATATCCCAAAGCACCTGCAACATATACAGCCGATTGAAATGGCCCATCATCTCCAGCATCACTGGCTGCGCTAATAAAGACAACTCCCGCCGAATCAACTTTGATATCAGAAACATGGCGAACATTTCCAGATGGAAATGGAACTATAAAATTGCTATAACCTGCGAAAATAATTTGATATTTAGTTAAATCCAGCAATCCCCAATAAATAGTTGCAGGTTGTTCAGCTTCTCCCCGATGCGCCCAAACCGCAATTAATTTACCATCTATATCTTGTAGAGAAAAAGCCTCAAAATTACTGCCTTTTGGAAATGCTGGTAAATTAAATTCTTGAATAACTGAGATAGTTTTTTTATCAACATCTAATTTAAAATAATAAGCCTTACCAGCACTGGCTAGAGCGATAAATGAAGTATTATTAGTACCCGGAATAGATGTTAAAGCTTCTAAATCTTCTGGTAATACTTTACTTGGCCAGTTCAAAGCTAAATATTCTGGTTGATTTTTACCTTTAATATTAATAATTGCTAGACGACCTTGTCCGGGTTTTTTATTATCATGAACAATCAGAAAATCTAGGGAATTACTTTGTTGCTGAATTAGTGCGATTCCACTGATACCAAAAGGGATACCACCCCGCACAGGTAGCCACTCTTGCGCCCAAACTCGCTGACAGATGAATAACAGCGCTGCTAAGACTACTAAATTGATAATTAATTTCAGAAACCGAGGTATATTAAGTACTGCTGATAGACGCATAGATGAGCATCGCTAAGACAGAGTGCGTTAACGGATGACCCATCATATCAAATCCAGGCGATCACGCCATATAATTAGGTAACTTTTAGTAATCTTCACTGTCAACAACAACCGAAATTATACTTAATTATTTAGAGATATTTATTAACTCGACACATTCTTTTTGTAATGTTATTTTTGAAACTGTATACCAGTAAACAATCACTTCAGGATGATGCACAATGCTGGGATGGATATTTGGTGGTTTCGTTAGAAAATTAGAGCGTTCAGCAAAGAAAGTCTCACGAGATTTTGTGAAATCAAGCAGTAAAGAAATAAACGACTTATTTGATAGAAAACTTAATCCCTTGGCTGACAGACTAGACTATGTATCTAAAGAACGGATAAAACAAGTTGAGGAATTAGAAGTTCAATCTAAAGCTGATATTGAGTCTTTACTAAATAATGCAGATCACAAAGTGAAGGATTCTCTCAAAGAAATTGATGATATACGTCAATCGGCTCTCCAAGATGTAAGAGATACTGTTGGTGAAGTTGATGTTTATTTAGAAAATAGAATTAATCAAATTTCTTTAACTGTAATGAGAGCATTGAGCCAAACTGACATAATAACTGAAAATATTTTGAAAGAAGTTAATATTGTTGAAGAAAAATTATTCCAAGATATAGATTATCTGGTTGATAAAATCAATGAAAATATGGATGAAAAATTAGAATTAATTCGTAATGAATTAAGAAAACATTTAGCTCATGCTTTACCAAATCCGATTGATAAATGTAGGCAGAGATTAAAAATAGGGCTGAAGCCTGGGCCTATGTTGTCTGATGTTGAGCTTTATCAATTAACTGAGTGCTATGAACTAAGCAACTTAAATGAGAACATTTCGATTGATAAAGTAATAGATATTTATGGACAACTGCAACTCAATGCAGCGAGAATGGCTGCTTTAGTTAAAAAATCTCCAGTCTTGAAAAGACAAGCTATGGAAGACTGGCTCAAATATGGTTTACTTTGTGAGTTTTGGGAAGACACAAAAAGAAATTATGCTCATACTAAAAATTATGCTTTAGAGCGTCAACAATCACAGAACTTTTTGACTGGTAAATAAATTAACTATAGGTTGTTTATGAAACAAGCTGATCCAACAAACTGGAAAACGCCTTTAGAGTATTACGAAACGGCGATAGAAGAATTAAGACGAGCAAAAGAAGAGTTGCAAGAAGAGTTAGAAAATATCAAAGCTGGTAATGTAAAAGCTTTGGAATCAAGTGTTAGGTCTTTTCAAGCGGAAATATATTCATTGAAATCTGAGCTTCATCTGACAAAAGAAAAGCTTGAATCTGCCGAAAAAACTGCAATAGAAGCTGAAAAAGTTGCTATTCATGCTCAGAATAAAATTCAAGAAATTATAGATAAAACTCCTGAATCAACCTTGAATTTGCTGATTTTAGACGAATTTGCACACCTTAAAGAACAAACATCGCAAATTATTAGTATAGTTAACAATCCCCCTGAAAGCGAGACACAAAATAAAATTTTAGAACTATTATCAAGCTTGCAAAAGCAAGTTGATCAACTGGAAATCGAATCAACTCTTGTATCCTCTAATTCAGGTATAAACTATAGTAAATTACGAGATTTGTTGGCAGAAAGCAAGTGGCAAGAAGCAGATAAAGAAACTTGTCTTTATCTACTTAGAATCTCCGATAGAGAAGAGGAAAAGTGGTTAGACGATGGAGACATTAAGAGGCTATCTCGCCATGACTTACGAATTATTAATAACCTTTGGCTAAAGTATAGTAATGGCAGATTTGGTTTTAGTGTGCAAAA contains the following coding sequences:
- the nifH gene encoding nitrogenase iron protein, with the protein product MSIDSKIRQIAFYGKGGIGKSTTSQNTLAAMAEMGQRILIVGCDPKADSTRLMLHSKAQTTVLHLAAERGAVEDLELEEVMLTGFRGVKCVESGGPEPGVGCAGRGIITAINFLEENGAYQDVDFVSYDVLGDVVCGGFAMPIRENKAQEIYIVTSGEMMAMYAANNIARGILKYAHSGGVRLGGLICNSRKTDREHELIETLAKRLNTQMIHFVPRDNIVQHAELRRMTVNEYAPDSNQSNEYRALATKIINNQNLQIPTPIEMEELEELLIEFGILESEENAAKLIGAPAESTAK
- the ychF gene encoding redox-regulated ATPase YchF — its product is MLRAGIVGLPNVGKSTLFNAVVANAKAEAANFPFCTIEPNVGVVAVPDERLNVLSNISGSAQIIPARIEFVDIAGLVKGASQGEGLGNQFLSHIREVDAIVHVVRCFENDDIIHVAGSVDPARDIEIINLELGLSDLAQIERRIDRTRKQARTSKDAQFEITVLEKLAAALNEGKSVRQVSLTEEEAEIIKGLGLLTNKPIIYAANVSEDDLATGNDFVEKVRQIAAPENAQVVIVSAQVEAELVELPEEDKADFLASLGVEEGGLKSLIRATYTLLGLRTYFTSGPKETRAWTIHAGMSAPQAAGVIHSDFERGFIRAETVAYDDLVTTGSMNGAKEKGLVRSEGKEYIVKEGDVMLFRFNV
- a CDS encoding GUN4 domain-containing protein gives rise to the protein MKQADPTNWKTPLEYYETAIEELRRAKEELQEELENIKAGNVKALESSVRSFQAEIYSLKSELHLTKEKLESAEKTAIEAEKVAIHAQNKIQEIIDKTPESTLNLLILDEFAHLKEQTSQIISIVNNPPESETQNKILELLSSLQKQVDQLEIESTLVSSNSGINYSKLRDLLAESKWQEADKETCLYLLRISDREEEKWLDDGDIKRLSRHDLRIINNLWLKYSNGRFGFSVQKQIWQDSNEDYKLFGHRVGWLVNLVNTEWRKYEEAIFSIDAPEGHLPYTIRVLGLGYRNPGEIPHRLKRFLPRY